A region from the Polyangiaceae bacterium genome encodes:
- the pilM gene encoding type IV pilus assembly protein PilM: MAEGKNLVGVDIGTSSIKVCQIKESRKGYGLVRLGYTPLPPQTIVDGQVMDAGNVIEALQRIFTDNKIRQKECALSVSGQNVIIRKITVPMMTAAELEEQIHWEAEQHIPFDIKDVQVDYQVLRRRPEASQMDLLLVAAKREQILDYAQLARDAKLKPVVCDIDAFSVQNLFEVSRGLPGDQTIALINVGASLSSLNIIAGGVSAFTREIANGGNVITEEIQKQMGVPFDQAEAYKCGGVDGTATPDGGILPQQVVQVIEAVSDTIAAEIQRSLDFFMATSGEGEISRIFVTGGTANLAALGQAIENRSRVPVEVWSPLERVSIEDRSINGGMLQARAAQLSVALGLTLRKEKESRPS, from the coding sequence ATGGCTGAAGGAAAGAACCTGGTCGGGGTCGATATCGGAACGAGTTCGATCAAGGTCTGCCAGATCAAGGAGAGTCGAAAGGGTTACGGGCTGGTGCGCCTGGGGTACACCCCGCTGCCTCCCCAGACCATCGTCGACGGGCAGGTGATGGATGCAGGCAACGTCATCGAGGCGCTGCAACGTATCTTCACCGACAACAAGATCCGGCAGAAGGAGTGCGCTCTGAGCGTGTCGGGTCAGAACGTGATCATCCGCAAGATCACGGTGCCCATGATGACCGCCGCGGAGCTCGAGGAGCAGATCCACTGGGAGGCGGAGCAGCACATCCCCTTCGACATCAAGGATGTCCAGGTGGATTACCAGGTGCTGCGGCGTCGCCCTGAGGCGAGCCAAATGGACTTGTTGCTGGTGGCTGCCAAGCGGGAGCAGATCCTCGACTATGCGCAGTTGGCGCGGGACGCGAAGCTGAAGCCCGTGGTCTGCGACATCGACGCCTTCAGCGTGCAGAACCTGTTCGAGGTCTCTCGCGGCTTGCCAGGTGATCAGACCATCGCGTTGATCAACGTGGGTGCGAGCCTCTCTTCGCTCAACATCATCGCCGGCGGCGTCTCAGCATTCACTCGTGAGATCGCCAACGGCGGGAACGTGATCACCGAGGAAATCCAGAAGCAGATGGGCGTGCCCTTCGACCAAGCCGAGGCCTACAAGTGCGGCGGCGTGGACGGTACGGCGACGCCTGACGGCGGCATCCTGCCGCAGCAGGTGGTGCAGGTGATCGAAGCCGTCAGCGACACCATCGCCGCCGAAATCCAGCGTTCCCTCGACTTCTTCATGGCGACGAGCGGTGAAGGGGAAATCAGTCGCATCTTCGTGACTGGGGGCACCGCGAACCTCGCCGCCTTGGGCCAAGCCATCGAGAACCGGTCTCGGGTGCCGGTCGAGGTTTGGTCTCCCCTGGAGCGCGTTTCGATCGAAGATCGCTCCATCAACGGGGGCATGTTGCAGGCTCGGGCCGCGCAGCTCTCCGTGGCCTTGGGCCTGACCCTTCGTAAGGAGAAGGAGAGCCGTCCGTCATGA
- a CDS encoding PilN domain-containing protein, whose protein sequence is MIRINLLPQKRRAEQREGSQLWLVAGLLLVVIEAVSLFVFHSFKVQELEAKERQNRELQTQIDASKAKVANHGNVKTQLATLRAREDAISKLQSARSGPTAMLLELARILTPGRGPSVDPDKLNQLRRTNPLAVFNPSWDARRLWLTKFVEEQRNVRLEGFARDGEDVSELAKRMNLSSYFYDVKLLPAKKQIDTATKLELVQFQLEAKVRY, encoded by the coding sequence ATGATTCGGATCAACCTATTACCCCAGAAGCGCCGCGCCGAGCAGCGCGAGGGAAGTCAGCTATGGCTCGTAGCTGGCTTGCTGCTGGTGGTGATCGAAGCCGTGAGCTTGTTCGTCTTCCATAGCTTCAAGGTCCAAGAGCTAGAGGCGAAGGAGCGGCAAAACCGCGAGCTTCAGACGCAGATCGACGCGTCGAAGGCGAAGGTCGCGAACCATGGCAACGTCAAGACGCAGCTCGCAACCTTGCGCGCCCGAGAAGACGCCATCTCCAAGCTACAGAGCGCGCGCTCCGGTCCGACGGCGATGCTGCTCGAGCTTGCGCGCATCCTGACCCCTGGGCGCGGACCCAGCGTCGACCCGGACAAGCTGAATCAATTGCGGCGCACGAACCCGCTCGCGGTCTTCAACCCGAGCTGGGACGCCAGGCGGCTGTGGCTCACGAAGTTCGTCGAAGAGCAGCGCAACGTGCGCCTCGAGGGCTTCGCTCGCGACGGCGAAGACGTCTCCGAGCTCGCCAAGCGCATGAATCTGTCGAGCTACTTCTACGATGTGAAGCTCTTGCCGGCGAAGAAGCAGATCGACACGGCGACCAAGCTCGAACTGGTGCAGTTCCAGCTCGAAGCAAAGGTGAGGTACTGA